One genomic window of Cannabis sativa cultivar Pink pepper isolate KNU-18-1 chromosome 2, ASM2916894v1, whole genome shotgun sequence includes the following:
- the LOC115720407 gene encoding uncharacterized mitochondrial protein AtMg00860-like has product MVDPAKIEAVWDWPTPKSATEVRSFLGLAGYYRRFIEGFLKIAVPLTELTRKNLKFVWTDRCEKSFLELKQCLITAPVLTLLSDEEKFVLVKAEHQRPAGLLQPLNIPEWNWEDVAMDFLVRSDRLA; this is encoded by the exons atggtggatccagCCAAAATTGAAGCTGTTTGGGATTGGCCAACACCAAAATCAGCTACTGAGgtcagaagttttctgggtttagctgggtattatcgtcggttcaTTGAGGGATTTTTAAAGATtgctgtacccttaacggagttGACTCGAAAGAACCtaaagtttgtttggactgatcggtgtgagaaaagttttctAGAGTTAAAGCAatgcttgattaccgctccagtactaACTCTTCTTTCAGAtgaggaaaagtttgtg CTAGTTAAGGCTGAGCAtcagcgacctgcagggttaTTGCAGCCACTGAATATACCAGAGTGGAATTGGGAAGATGTTGCTATGGACTTcttg